The following proteins come from a genomic window of Myxococcales bacterium:
- a CDS encoding histone deacetylase, with protein sequence MPPRAMPPRATPPLPRALLLDDPRFDLHAPPGHHPERPERLVAARAAVQGAAVAFEHVPAREATNEELGRVHDAAFLEQLERARGARTHLDADTYLARDSVSVARLAAGGLVDVVERVLTGPVRQGLSIARPPGHHARPGKAMGFCVFNSVAVAAAHARARGVGRVAIVDFDVHHGNGTQEMFYDDPSVLYVSTHQSPLYPGTGHSTERGGGEGLGATLNVPLTAGGGDDVYRGAFERVVLPALEEFAPELVLVSAGFDAALRDPLSEMRLDSAAFGWLTRALRRVADVSAEGRTVVTLEGGYDLVALETGLSAAILGLTGQAEEIARDVDHPDVARAATAARASFRRVT encoded by the coding sequence ATGCCTCCCCGCGCCATGCCTCCCCGCGCCACGCCTCCCCTCCCCCGCGCCCTGCTTCTCGACGATCCGCGCTTCGACCTGCACGCGCCTCCCGGTCACCACCCCGAGCGCCCCGAGCGGCTCGTCGCGGCGCGCGCCGCGGTGCAGGGGGCGGCGGTCGCGTTCGAGCACGTGCCGGCGCGCGAAGCGACCAACGAGGAGCTCGGCCGGGTGCACGACGCCGCGTTCCTCGAGCAGCTCGAGCGGGCGCGGGGAGCAAGGACCCACTTGGACGCGGACACCTACCTGGCGCGTGACAGCGTGAGCGTGGCCCGGCTCGCGGCGGGCGGGCTCGTCGACGTCGTGGAGCGGGTCCTCACGGGGCCGGTGCGGCAGGGGCTCTCGATCGCGCGCCCCCCCGGGCACCACGCGCGCCCGGGAAAGGCGATGGGCTTCTGCGTGTTCAACAGCGTCGCGGTGGCCGCGGCGCACGCGCGCGCCCGCGGCGTCGGGCGAGTGGCGATCGTCGACTTCGACGTGCACCACGGCAACGGCACCCAGGAGATGTTCTACGACGATCCCTCGGTGCTCTACGTCTCGACGCACCAGTCGCCGCTGTACCCGGGCACGGGACACTCCACGGAACGCGGCGGGGGGGAGGGGCTCGGCGCCACGCTGAACGTCCCGCTCACGGCTGGCGGCGGCGACGACGTCTACCGCGGGGCCTTCGAGCGGGTCGTGCTACCGGCGCTCGAGGAGTTCGCGCCGGAGCTCGTGCTCGTGAGCGCCGGGTTCGACGCGGCTCTCCGCGATCCCCTGTCCGAAATGCGCCTCGACAGCGCCGCCTTCGGGTGGCTCACCCGCGCGCTCCGGCGTGTCGCGGACGTGAGCGCGGAGGGGCGCACCGTGGTCACGCTCGAGGGCGGGTATGATCTGGTCGCGCTCGAGACGGGCCTGTCCGCTGCCATCCTCGGGCTCACCGGCCAGGCGGAGGAGATCGCCCGCGACGTCGACCACCCGGACGTCGCGCGCGCCGCGACCGCTGCGAGAGCGAGCTTCCGGCGCGTGACCTGA
- a CDS encoding HEAT repeat domain-containing protein has translation MGFFDLFKKDKASTKSNPAAKWAEAAGSKRAQNYDRQEALNELAALGTAEAAEALLKRFTFVIDPSITDQEEKEVAAKGVLAAGGEAITPIRAFAAKAESVSWPMRLLRELVTEDTYVDELLLWLSKWDTEYSKFIDPKLQILEELQEHQHPGIVPAVTPFIADSNETARLNAVMAVLAQGDREVAAPLLAQLQEEESVRVKNKICDALAQLGALVPEGERDAVRKALPDRYVIDYDGALKKG, from the coding sequence ATGGGCTTTTTCGACCTCTTCAAGAAAGACAAGGCGTCCACCAAGTCGAACCCGGCCGCCAAGTGGGCCGAGGCCGCGGGGAGCAAGCGCGCACAAAACTACGATCGGCAGGAGGCCCTCAACGAGCTCGCGGCGCTCGGCACGGCGGAGGCCGCGGAGGCCCTGCTCAAGCGCTTCACGTTCGTCATCGACCCGTCGATCACCGACCAGGAAGAGAAAGAGGTCGCCGCGAAGGGCGTCCTCGCGGCGGGCGGGGAAGCCATCACGCCGATCCGCGCGTTCGCCGCGAAGGCCGAGAGCGTCTCCTGGCCCATGCGCCTCTTGCGTGAGCTCGTCACCGAGGACACCTACGTCGACGAGCTGCTCCTCTGGCTCTCGAAGTGGGACACGGAGTACTCGAAGTTCATCGACCCGAAGCTCCAGATCCTGGAGGAGCTGCAGGAACACCAGCACCCCGGCATCGTGCCCGCGGTGACCCCTTTCATCGCGGACTCCAACGAGACGGCGCGCCTCAACGCGGTCATGGCCGTCCTCGCGCAGGGCGATCGCGAGGTCGCGGCGCCGCTGCTCGCGCAGCTCCAAGAAGAAGAGAGCGTGCGCGTGAAGAACAAGATCTGCGACGCGCTCGCGCAGCTCGGGGCGCTCGTGCCCGAGGGAGAGCGAGACGCGGTGCGCAAGGCGCTCCCGGACCGCTACGTGATCGACTACGACGGCGCCCTGAAGAAGGGCTGA
- a CDS encoding uracil-DNA glycosylase — protein sequence MAPPAAPPPSRGDAPPSVSIGTIATPPRALAVLQAEVAACTRCGLAATRTNTVFSRGNPEASIVFIGEAPGADEDAQGVPFVGRAGQLLDKMIAAMGLDPERDVYVCNIVKCRPPGNRRPEAEELEACTPYLDEQLANVSPKVLVAMGNTAVGALFHTKMGITRLRGEWKLYKGRIPTMPTYHPSYLLRPSPQQGEAKRQAWEDLQAVMKKLGLKRG from the coding sequence ATCGCCCCACCGGCGGCCCCACCGCCCTCGCGGGGCGACGCCCCGCCCAGCGTGTCGATCGGGACGATCGCGACGCCTCCTCGGGCGCTGGCGGTGCTGCAGGCCGAGGTGGCCGCCTGTACCCGCTGTGGGCTGGCCGCCACGCGCACGAACACCGTGTTCTCGCGAGGCAACCCGGAGGCGTCCATCGTGTTCATCGGCGAGGCCCCCGGCGCCGACGAGGACGCCCAGGGTGTGCCGTTCGTGGGTCGGGCCGGGCAGCTGCTCGACAAGATGATCGCAGCGATGGGGCTCGACCCTGAGCGCGACGTCTACGTCTGCAACATCGTAAAGTGCCGGCCGCCGGGCAATCGCCGCCCCGAGGCCGAAGAGCTCGAGGCCTGCACTCCCTACCTGGACGAGCAGCTCGCGAACGTGAGCCCGAAGGTGCTGGTGGCGATGGGGAACACGGCCGTTGGCGCGCTCTTCCACACCAAGATGGGCATCACGAGGCTGCGCGGCGAGTGGAAGCTCTACAAGGGCCGCATCCCGACGATGCCAACCTACCACCCGAGCTACCTCCTTCGACCGTCGCCGCAGCAGGGCGAGGCCAAGCGCCAGGCCTGGGAGGACCTCCAGGCCGTCATGAAGAAGCTCGGGCTGAAGCGCGGCTGA
- a CDS encoding energy transducer TonB — MNTTFRPAPGSIHGDPRASGLEGVLGLEVRSGAFFGAAAAAVALHLLLPFVVRLVAMVMAIVGLLFARIFPAHIEAAPPMEIEISPEPKAAPKEEPKEEVKKEPKEEPKEQPKAPPKEQPVAAAAQAGAVLTQAPKPDEPVDLTNSFVTGSGATYAGGTTMAAGTATAAVRAPVASPTGVVGGTGTGPAAPPAVDRSRAAGLGGSKSWNDCPFPPEADVDNIDQAAVLVQITVAPDGRASNVRVASDPGHGFGRAARACATQRRYQTALDRDGSPVGGTFSVNVTFAR; from the coding sequence ATGAACACCACCTTTCGCCCCGCCCCAGGCTCGATCCACGGTGACCCGCGCGCGTCCGGGCTCGAAGGCGTGCTCGGGCTCGAGGTCCGCAGCGGGGCGTTCTTTGGCGCCGCGGCGGCCGCCGTAGCGCTGCACCTCCTGCTCCCCTTCGTGGTTCGCCTCGTCGCGATGGTGATGGCGATCGTCGGGCTGCTCTTCGCGCGGATCTTCCCGGCCCACATCGAAGCGGCCCCTCCCATGGAGATCGAGATTTCGCCAGAGCCGAAGGCCGCGCCGAAGGAAGAGCCCAAGGAGGAGGTCAAGAAGGAGCCGAAGGAAGAGCCCAAGGAGCAGCCCAAGGCTCCGCCGAAGGAGCAGCCCGTCGCGGCCGCGGCCCAGGCGGGCGCCGTGCTCACTCAAGCGCCCAAGCCCGACGAGCCCGTCGACCTCACGAACAGCTTCGTAACCGGCTCCGGCGCCACCTACGCCGGCGGAACCACGATGGCCGCCGGCACGGCCACGGCCGCCGTGCGCGCTCCGGTCGCCTCGCCGACCGGGGTCGTGGGTGGCACGGGCACGGGCCCCGCGGCGCCACCGGCCGTCGACCGCTCGCGCGCCGCCGGACTGGGTGGCTCGAAGAGCTGGAACGATTGCCCTTTCCCCCCTGAGGCGGACGTCGACAACATCGACCAGGCCGCGGTGCTGGTGCAAATCACGGTCGCCCCGGACGGCCGCGCGAGCAACGTGCGCGTCGCCTCCGACCCGGGCCATGGCTTCGGGCGGGCGGCCCGCGCGTGCGCGACCCAGCGGCGCTACCAGACCGCGCTCGATCGCGACGGCAGCCCCGTCGGGGGCACTTTCAGCGTCAACGTGACGTTCGCGCGGTGA